A genomic region of Pseudomonas sp. MPC6 contains the following coding sequences:
- the fabZ gene encoding 3-hydroxyacyl-ACP dehydratase FabZ translates to MMDINEIREYLPHRYPFLLVDRVVDLDVEGKRIRAYKNVSINEPFFNGHFPAHPIMPGVLIIEAMAQAAGILGFKMLDVKPADGTLYYFVGSDKLRFRQPVLPGDQLILEAKFLSCKRQIWKFECQASVDGKPVCSAEIICAERKL, encoded by the coding sequence ATGATGGACATCAACGAGATTCGCGAATACCTGCCTCACCGTTACCCGTTCCTGCTGGTGGACCGGGTGGTGGATCTGGATGTGGAAGGCAAGCGCATTCGCGCCTACAAGAATGTCAGCATCAACGAGCCGTTCTTCAATGGTCACTTCCCTGCGCATCCGATCATGCCGGGCGTGTTGATCATTGAAGCAATGGCTCAGGCTGCCGGGATCCTTGGTTTCAAAATGCTCGACGTGAAACCGGCCGACGGCACCCTCTATTACTTCGTCGGCTCCGACAAGCTGCGCTTCCGCCAGCCGGTCCTGCCGGGCGATCAGTTGATCCTTGAAGCCAAGTTCCTGAGCTGCAAGCGCCAGATCTGGAAGTTCGAGTGCCAGGCTTCGGTTGATGGCAAGCCAGTCTGCTCCGCTGAAATCATCTGCGCGGAACGCAAACTATGA
- a CDS encoding phosphatidate cytidylyltransferase, whose product MLKQRIITALILLPIALCGFFLLEGSGFALFIGLVVTLGAWEWARLAGFTEQPIRVGYAAVVALMLFIMHILPGLAPWVLGASVLWWGVATWLVLTYPRSSEHWASAACKLVIGLLILLPAWQGLVQIKQEPLGNWLIMAVMVLVWGADIGAYFSGRAFGKRKLAPQVSPGKSWEGVYGGLAASLVITAIVGIVRDWSVAQMLIGLICAAVIVFISVVGDLTESMFKRQSGIKDSSNLLPGHGGVLDRIDSLTAAIPVFAVLLWMAAP is encoded by the coding sequence ATGCTTAAACAACGAATCATCACCGCACTGATCCTGCTACCGATTGCGTTGTGCGGGTTTTTCCTGCTTGAAGGCAGCGGTTTTGCCCTGTTCATCGGGCTGGTCGTGACCCTCGGAGCCTGGGAATGGGCACGCCTGGCGGGCTTCACCGAGCAGCCGATCCGCGTCGGCTATGCGGCGGTGGTCGCATTGATGCTGTTTATCATGCATATCCTGCCGGGGCTGGCACCGTGGGTGTTGGGCGCTTCGGTGCTCTGGTGGGGGGTTGCGACCTGGCTGGTCCTGACTTACCCGCGCTCCAGCGAACATTGGGCCAGCGCTGCCTGCAAGCTGGTGATCGGTCTGCTGATTTTGTTGCCGGCCTGGCAAGGTCTGGTCCAGATCAAGCAGGAGCCCCTGGGTAACTGGCTGATCATGGCGGTGATGGTGCTGGTCTGGGGCGCCGATATCGGGGCTTACTTTTCCGGTCGGGCGTTCGGCAAGCGCAAGCTGGCCCCCCAGGTCAGTCCCGGCAAAAGCTGGGAAGGCGTGTATGGCGGGTTGGCGGCGAGCCTGGTGATCACGGCGATCGTCGGGATCGTTCGCGACTGGAGTGTCGCCCAGATGCTGATCGGTCTGATCTGCGCCGCCGTGATCGTGTTTATCTCGGTGGTGGGTGACCTCACCGAAAGCATGTTCAAGCGTCAATCCGGGATCAAGGACAGCAGCAACCTGCTGCCGGGTCACGGCGGGGTGCTCGATCGCATCGACAGTCTTACGGCGGCGATTCCAGTGTTTGCCGTATTGCTGTGGATGGCCGCACCGTGA
- the rseP gene encoding sigma E protease regulator RseP, with product MSALYMIVGTLVALGVLVTFHEFGHFWVARRCGVKVLRFSVGFGMPLLRWHDKQGTEFVIAAIPLGGYVKMLDEREGEVPAEQIEQSFNRKSVRQRIAIVAAGPIANFLLAMVFFWVLAMLGSEQVRPVIGAVESGSIAAKAGLSAGQEIIAIDGEPTSGWAAVNLQLVRRLGESGALQLLVRDQGSTAESPRELVLDKWLKGADEPDPIRSLGIRPWRPALPPVLAELDPKGPAQAAGLKTGDRLIALDGKALDDWQQVVDTVRLRPDSKIILRIERDAAQLDIPVTLAARGEKKAPSGYLGAGVKAVDWPPEMIREVSYGPVAAIGEGARRTWTMSVLTLDSLKKMLFGELSVKNLSGPITIAKVAGASAQSGVADFLNFLAYLSISLGVLNLLPIPVLDGGHLLFYLIEWVRGRPLSDRVQGWGIQIGISLVVGVMLLALVNDLGRL from the coding sequence ATGAGCGCGCTCTATATGATTGTCGGCACCCTGGTAGCGCTGGGCGTGCTGGTCACCTTCCACGAATTCGGCCATTTCTGGGTCGCGCGTCGCTGTGGGGTCAAAGTGCTGCGCTTTTCCGTGGGCTTCGGCATGCCACTGCTGCGCTGGCACGACAAGCAAGGCACCGAATTCGTGATCGCCGCCATCCCGCTGGGCGGCTATGTGAAGATGCTCGACGAACGCGAAGGCGAAGTGCCTGCCGAGCAGATCGAGCAATCCTTCAATCGCAAATCGGTCCGTCAACGCATCGCTATCGTCGCGGCCGGCCCGATTGCCAACTTTCTGCTGGCGATGGTCTTTTTCTGGGTGCTCGCGATGCTTGGCAGCGAGCAGGTGCGACCGGTCATCGGTGCCGTCGAGTCCGGCAGTATCGCCGCCAAGGCCGGCCTGAGCGCCGGTCAGGAAATCATTGCCATCGATGGCGAGCCCACGTCCGGCTGGGCGGCGGTGAATCTGCAGCTGGTGCGTCGTCTGGGCGAAAGCGGTGCCCTGCAGTTGCTGGTTCGCGATCAGGGCTCCACGGCCGAATCGCCTCGTGAGCTGGTGCTGGACAAATGGCTCAAGGGTGCCGATGAACCGGACCCGATTCGCTCGCTGGGCATTCGCCCCTGGCGTCCGGCCCTGCCACCGGTGCTGGCCGAACTCGATCCAAAAGGCCCGGCCCAGGCTGCCGGCCTGAAGACCGGCGATCGATTGATCGCCCTGGATGGCAAGGCATTGGACGACTGGCAGCAGGTGGTCGATACCGTCCGCCTGCGCCCCGATAGCAAAATCATCCTGCGCATCGAGCGCGACGCGGCTCAACTCGACATCCCGGTGACGCTGGCCGCGCGTGGCGAGAAGAAGGCGCCCAGTGGTTATCTGGGGGCAGGGGTGAAGGCAGTCGACTGGCCGCCGGAGATGATTCGCGAGGTCAGTTACGGTCCCGTGGCAGCGATCGGGGAGGGTGCTCGACGCACCTGGACCATGAGTGTGCTGACCCTCGATTCGCTGAAGAAAATGTTGTTCGGCGAGCTCTCGGTAAAAAACTTGAGTGGACCGATAACCATTGCTAAAGTGGCGGGCGCTTCTGCCCAGTCGGGTGTCGCTGATTTCCTGAATTTCCTTGCTTATCTGAGTATTAGCCTGGGGGTTCTGAATTTGTTGCCCATTCCTGTACTGGATGGGGGGCATCTGTTGTTTTATCTGATCGAGTGGGTGCGTGGTCGCCCCTTGTCGGATCGGGTGCAGGGTTGGGGGATACAGATCGGTATCAGTTTGGTGGTCGGGGTGATGTTGCTTGCTCTGGTCAATGATCTGGGTCGACTGTAA
- the lpxD gene encoding UDP-3-O-(3-hydroxymyristoyl)glucosamine N-acyltransferase, which yields MTATIKLGQLAEFLDATLRGDAEKEITGLATLQEAGPAQLSFLANPQYRKYLADSRAAAVLLKAADAEGFVGDAVVVADPYLAYARISHLFDPKPKALAGVHPTAVVAADAVVDPAASIGAFAVIESAARIAAGVTVGAHCFVGARSEIGEGGWLAPRVTLYHDVRIGKRVVIQSGAVLGGEGFGFANEKGVWQKIAQVGGVLVGDDVEIGVNTAVDRGALADTVIGNGVKLDNQIQIAHNVQIGDHTAMAACVGISGSSKIGKHCMLAGGVGLVGHIEICDNVFITGMTMVTHSITEPGSYSSGTAMQPAAEWRKSAARLRQLDDIARRLRQLEKRVGEVTPDDNASSDG from the coding sequence ATGACAGCGACCATAAAACTCGGCCAGTTGGCCGAGTTCCTCGACGCCACCCTGCGTGGCGACGCGGAGAAGGAAATTACTGGGCTAGCCACTTTGCAAGAGGCTGGCCCAGCTCAGTTGAGCTTTCTGGCAAATCCTCAATACCGTAAATACCTGGCTGACAGCCGGGCCGCAGCCGTGTTGCTGAAGGCCGCTGACGCTGAAGGTTTCGTCGGTGATGCAGTGGTGGTGGCCGATCCGTACCTGGCCTACGCCCGTATTTCCCACCTGTTCGATCCCAAGCCCAAAGCGCTAGCCGGGGTTCACCCGACGGCGGTCGTGGCGGCGGATGCGGTGGTCGATCCGGCGGCGAGCATCGGGGCCTTTGCCGTGATCGAAAGCGCAGCCCGCATTGCCGCTGGCGTGACCGTCGGCGCCCATTGCTTTGTCGGTGCCCGCAGCGAGATTGGCGAGGGTGGTTGGCTGGCCCCGCGCGTCACGCTGTATCACGACGTGCGCATCGGCAAGCGGGTGGTGATCCAGTCCGGTGCCGTGCTTGGTGGTGAAGGTTTCGGTTTCGCCAACGAGAAAGGTGTCTGGCAGAAAATCGCCCAGGTCGGTGGAGTGCTGGTCGGCGATGATGTAGAGATTGGCGTGAATACCGCTGTCGATCGCGGTGCATTGGCCGATACTGTCATCGGCAATGGCGTCAAGCTCGACAATCAGATTCAGATCGCCCACAACGTCCAGATTGGTGATCACACCGCCATGGCAGCGTGCGTGGGGATCTCCGGCAGCAGCAAAATCGGCAAGCATTGCATGCTCGCCGGTGGCGTCGGGCTGGTGGGGCATATCGAAATCTGCGACAACGTTTTCATCACCGGGATGACCATGGTGACCCACTCGATTACCGAGCCGGGTTCCTATTCTTCCGGTACGGCCATGCAGCCGGCTGCCGAATGGCGCAAAAGCGCGGCACGCCTGCGTCAGCTCGATGACATCGCGCGACGGCTGCGACAGCTGGAAAAGCGAGTAGGGGAAGTGACCCCTGACGATAATGCTTCATCAGATGGCTGA
- the lpxB gene encoding lipid-A-disaccharide synthase, producing the protein MANLRIALVAGEASGDILGAGLMRALKARHPTVEFIGVGGPLMQAEGLTSYFPMERLSVMGLVEVLGRLRELLKRRKKLVADLIAEKPDVFIGIDAPDFNLTIELKLRQAGIKTVHYVSPSVWAWRQKRVLKIREGCDLMLTLFPFEAKFYEEKGVPVRFVGHSLADAIPLEADRAAARAELGLPDGPLVALMPGSRGGEVGRLGALFLDTAQRLRALRPGVRFVVPCASPERRKQLEELLAGRDLPLTLLDGKSHLALAACDAVLIASGTATLEALLYKRPMVVAYRLAPLTFWILKRMVKSPYVSLPNLLAQRLLVPELLQDEATVEALAQTLSPLIEGGEEQTRGFDQIHRTLRLDASNQAADAVLNLIGQVQ; encoded by the coding sequence ATGGCTAATCTGCGTATAGCGCTGGTAGCCGGTGAGGCTTCCGGCGACATTCTGGGCGCCGGTCTGATGCGCGCGCTCAAGGCTCGGCATCCAACGGTGGAGTTCATCGGAGTCGGTGGCCCATTGATGCAGGCCGAAGGCCTGACCTCGTATTTCCCCATGGAGCGTCTTTCCGTGATGGGCCTGGTGGAAGTGCTGGGTCGCTTGCGTGAGTTGCTCAAGCGCCGCAAGAAACTGGTTGCGGACCTGATCGCCGAGAAGCCGGACGTGTTCATCGGCATCGATGCCCCGGACTTCAACCTCACGATCGAACTCAAATTGCGTCAGGCCGGGATCAAGACCGTGCATTACGTCAGCCCGTCGGTCTGGGCCTGGCGGCAGAAACGGGTGCTGAAGATCCGCGAAGGCTGCGACCTGATGCTGACGCTGTTCCCGTTCGAAGCGAAATTCTATGAAGAGAAGGGCGTGCCGGTGCGGTTTGTCGGGCACTCCCTGGCCGATGCGATTCCGCTCGAAGCCGATCGCGCCGCCGCTCGTGCCGAACTCGGCTTGCCGGACGGACCGCTGGTCGCACTGATGCCCGGCAGTCGCGGTGGCGAGGTAGGGCGCCTGGGTGCGTTGTTCCTCGATACCGCCCAGCGTCTGCGGGCCCTGCGCCCTGGCGTGCGGTTCGTCGTGCCTTGCGCCAGCCCCGAGCGGCGCAAGCAGCTCGAGGAGTTGCTGGCCGGTCGCGACCTGCCGCTGACCTTGCTCGACGGCAAATCCCATCTGGCCCTGGCGGCCTGCGATGCGGTTCTGATCGCCTCGGGTACAGCGACGCTTGAAGCCTTGTTGTACAAGCGGCCGATGGTGGTTGCGTATCGCCTGGCGCCACTGACGTTCTGGATTCTCAAACGCATGGTGAAAAGCCCGTACGTGTCCTTGCCGAACCTGCTGGCCCAGCGCCTGCTGGTGCCCGAGCTACTGCAGGACGAGGCGACGGTCGAAGCGCTGGCCCAGACCCTGTCGCCGCTGATCGAGGGTGGTGAAGAGCAGACCCGCGGTTTTGACCAGATACACCGGACCCTTCGTCTGGATGCCTCCAACCAGGCTGCGGATGCAGTGCTGAACCTGATCGGTCAAGTACAATGA
- the rnhB gene encoding ribonuclease HII gives MQMGLDFNLVAEVEALVAGVDEVGRGPLCGAVVTAAVILDPSRPILGLNDSKKLTEARREKLYDEICEKALSWCIARAEVEEIDQLNILHATMLAMQRAVEGLHITPRLAMIDGNRCPKLSMRAEAVIQGDALVPAIAAASILAKVSRDREMAAFELVYPGYGIGGHKGYPTPVHLEALARLGPTPIHRRSFAPVRLAYEARAHLIVG, from the coding sequence ATGCAAATGGGGCTGGATTTCAACTTGGTCGCTGAAGTCGAAGCATTGGTTGCCGGTGTCGACGAAGTCGGCCGTGGCCCGCTCTGTGGCGCCGTGGTGACCGCAGCGGTGATCCTCGATCCGAGCCGGCCGATTCTCGGTCTGAACGACTCGAAGAAGCTGACCGAGGCCCGTCGCGAAAAGCTGTATGACGAAATCTGCGAAAAAGCCCTGAGCTGGTGTATCGCTCGCGCCGAAGTCGAAGAAATCGACCAGTTGAACATCCTCCACGCCACCATGCTGGCCATGCAGCGCGCCGTCGAGGGCCTGCACATCACGCCAAGACTGGCGATGATCGACGGCAACCGCTGCCCGAAACTGTCGATGCGCGCCGAAGCGGTGATACAGGGTGACGCCCTGGTACCGGCCATCGCCGCGGCATCGATCCTGGCCAAGGTCAGTCGCGACCGTGAAATGGCTGCTTTCGAATTGGTGTACCCGGGGTACGGCATCGGCGGCCACAAAGGCTACCCGACTCCCGTTCATCTGGAAGCCTTGGCCCGCCTGGGGCCGACGCCGATTCACCGGCGTTCGTTCGCCCCGGTCCGCCTGGCTTACGAAGCGCGGGCACACTTGATCGTGGGCTAG
- the ispC gene encoding 1-deoxy-D-xylulose-5-phosphate reductoisomerase gives MSRPQQITVLGATGSIGLSTLDVIARHPERYQVFALSGFTRLSELRALCVRHAPRFAVVPEASAARGLQDDLHAAGLSTRVLVGEEGLCQVAADPEVDAVMAAIVGAAGLRPTLAAVEAGKKILLANKEALVMSGALFMQAVRKSGSVLLPIDSEHNAIFQCMPGDFARGLGAVGVRRILLTASGGPFRQTPMAELVHVTPDQACAHPNWSMGRKISVDSASMMNKGLELIEACWLFDAKPSQVEVVIHPQSVIHSLVDYIDGSVLAQLGNPDMRTPIANALAWPERIDSGVPPLDLFAIARLDFQAPDEHRFPCLRLARQAAEAGNSAPAMLNAANEVAVAAFLDGRVRYPEIASIIEEVLNLEPVVAVDDLDAVFTADTKARELAGQWLSRHGR, from the coding sequence GTGAGCCGCCCACAGCAGATTACCGTACTGGGGGCGACCGGTTCGATCGGTTTGAGCACGCTCGACGTCATTGCGCGTCACCCTGAGCGTTATCAAGTGTTCGCCTTGAGCGGCTTCACCCGCCTGAGTGAGTTGCGGGCGCTGTGCGTGCGTCATGCGCCGCGGTTTGCCGTGGTGCCCGAGGCGAGCGCTGCCCGAGGCTTGCAGGACGACTTGCACGCGGCGGGCCTGTCGACCCGTGTGCTGGTGGGGGAGGAGGGGTTGTGCCAGGTGGCGGCCGATCCTGAAGTGGATGCCGTGATGGCCGCTATCGTCGGTGCGGCGGGCTTGCGTCCGACCCTGGCGGCCGTCGAAGCCGGCAAGAAAATCCTCCTGGCCAACAAAGAAGCGCTGGTGATGTCCGGCGCGCTGTTCATGCAGGCCGTGCGTAAAAGCGGTTCGGTGCTGTTGCCGATCGACAGTGAGCACAACGCGATTTTCCAGTGCATGCCAGGGGATTTTGCCCGTGGCCTGGGGGCCGTCGGCGTGCGTCGGATTTTGCTGACAGCTTCGGGTGGTCCGTTCCGACAGACACCTATGGCTGAGTTGGTGCATGTCACCCCCGATCAGGCGTGTGCCCATCCGAACTGGTCCATGGGGCGCAAGATCTCGGTGGATTCGGCCAGCATGATGAACAAGGGGCTCGAATTGATCGAGGCCTGCTGGCTGTTCGATGCCAAGCCATCCCAGGTCGAGGTGGTGATTCACCCGCAGAGCGTGATTCATTCGCTGGTCGATTACATCGACGGTTCGGTATTGGCCCAGCTGGGCAATCCGGACATGCGTACGCCCATCGCCAATGCACTGGCCTGGCCGGAGCGGATCGACTCGGGCGTGCCGCCGCTGGATCTGTTTGCCATCGCGCGTCTGGATTTCCAGGCACCCGATGAACATCGCTTCCCTTGCCTGCGCCTTGCGCGTCAGGCGGCCGAAGCGGGTAACAGTGCGCCGGCCATGCTCAATGCGGCGAATGAAGTGGCGGTCGCGGCCTTTCTCGACGGACGGGTTCGTTACCCGGAAATCGCGAGTATCATCGAGGAAGTGTTGAATCTCGAGCCGGTGGTTGCGGTGGACGATCTCGACGCGGTGTTTACGGCGGACACCAAGGCCCGTGAGCTGGCCGGGCAATGGTTGAGTCGTCACGGGCGGTAA
- the lpxA gene encoding acyl-ACP--UDP-N-acetylglucosamine O-acyltransferase produces MSLIDPRAIIDPAAILADDVEVGPWSIIGAGVEIGEGTVIGPHVILKGPTRIGKHNRIYQFSSVGEDTPDLKYKGEETRLVIGDHNVIREGVTIHRGTVQDRSETTLGDHNLIMAYAHIGHDSVIGNHCILVNNTALAGHVHVEDWAILSGFTLVHQYCHIGAHSFSGMGTAIGKDVPAYVTVFGNPAEARSMNFEGMRRRGFSEDAIHALRRAYKVVYRQGLTVEQALAELTEPSAQFPEVAVFRDSIQSSTRGITR; encoded by the coding sequence ATGAGTTTGATTGACCCTCGCGCAATCATCGATCCGGCGGCCATCCTGGCCGACGACGTCGAGGTCGGCCCCTGGTCGATCATCGGCGCAGGTGTGGAAATCGGCGAGGGGACAGTGATCGGGCCGCATGTGATTCTCAAGGGCCCGACCCGAATCGGTAAGCATAATCGCATCTACCAGTTTTCTTCGGTAGGCGAGGACACGCCCGATCTGAAATACAAGGGTGAAGAGACTCGCCTGGTCATTGGTGACCACAACGTCATCCGTGAAGGGGTGACGATTCACCGCGGCACCGTCCAGGACCGTTCGGAAACGACCCTGGGTGATCACAACCTGATCATGGCCTATGCCCACATCGGCCACGACAGCGTCATCGGCAACCACTGCATTCTGGTCAACAACACTGCGCTGGCAGGCCATGTGCACGTCGAGGACTGGGCGATCCTGTCCGGCTTTACCCTGGTCCACCAGTATTGCCACATCGGCGCCCACAGCTTTTCCGGCATGGGTACCGCCATCGGCAAGGACGTACCCGCGTACGTCACGGTGTTCGGCAACCCGGCCGAAGCGCGCAGCATGAACTTCGAAGGCATGCGCCGTCGCGGGTTCAGCGAAGACGCGATCCACGCGTTGCGTCGTGCCTACAAGGTGGTTTACCGCCAGGGCCTGACGGTTGAACAGGCGCTCGCCGAGCTGACCGAACCTTCGGCGCAGTTTCCTGAAGTCGCGGTGTTCCGTGATTCCATCCAGTCTTCGACCCGCGGCATCACTCGATAA
- the bamA gene encoding outer membrane protein assembly factor BamA → MKRLLLTAVLTVLMIAEVHAESFTISDIRVNGLQRVSAGSVFGALPLNVGEKADDRRLVESTRALFKTGFFQDIQLGRDGNVLVITVVERPSVASIEIEGNKAISTEDLMKGLKQSGLAEGEIFQRATLEGVRNELQRQYVAQGRYSATVDTEVVPQPRNRVALKVNINEGTVAAIQHINVVGNTVFADEDLIDLFELKTSNWLSFFKNDDKYAREKLSGDLERLRSYYLDRGYINMDIASTQVSITPDKKHVYITVNVNEGEKYTVRDVKLSGDLKVPEDQVKSLLLVQKGQVFSRKLMTTTSELITRRLGNEGYTFANVNGVPQPHEDDHTVDITFAVDPGKRAYVNRINFRGNTKSEDEVLRREMRQLEGGWASTYLIDQSKTRLERLGFFKEVNVETPAVPGVDDQVDVNYSVEEQASGSITASVGFAQSAGLILGGSITQNNFLGTGNKVSIGLTRSEYQSRYNFGYVDPYWTADGVSLGYNAFYRTTDYKDLDVDVASYAVDSLGAGVSVGYPISETSRLTFGLTAQQDKIKTGVYTVDEIFDFVNKEGDNYLNFKASAGWSESTLNKGVLATRGRSQSLVLETTTPGSDLSFFKLDYRGQLFQPLSENYTMRLHTELGYGDGYGSTDGLPFYENYYAGGFNSVRGFKDSTLGPRSTPSRGTNPGTLADPDQDPLPFGGNVLIQGGVELLFPLPFVKDQRSLRTSVFWDVGNVFDSKCEDTTNANGSSSNTKCNDISLSNMASSVGVGVTWVTALGPLSFALAMPVKKPDDAETQVFQFSLGQTF, encoded by the coding sequence ATGAAACGTCTGCTGCTAACTGCGGTTCTCACCGTATTGATGATCGCCGAAGTTCACGCCGAGTCCTTCACCATCTCTGATATTCGCGTCAATGGCCTCCAGCGGGTCTCCGCGGGGAGTGTCTTTGGTGCCTTGCCGTTGAACGTCGGTGAAAAGGCGGACGATCGTCGCCTGGTGGAATCCACTCGTGCGCTGTTCAAAACCGGTTTCTTTCAGGATATCCAGTTGGGTCGCGACGGCAACGTCCTGGTCATCACGGTCGTCGAGCGACCCTCGGTCGCCAGTATCGAGATCGAGGGCAACAAAGCGATCTCCACTGAAGACCTGATGAAGGGCCTCAAACAATCCGGTCTGGCCGAAGGCGAGATCTTCCAGCGCGCCACCCTCGAAGGTGTGCGTAACGAACTGCAGCGCCAGTACGTCGCTCAGGGTCGCTACTCGGCCACTGTCGACACCGAAGTGGTGCCGCAGCCGCGTAACCGCGTTGCGCTGAAGGTCAACATCAACGAAGGCACCGTCGCCGCTATCCAGCACATCAACGTGGTGGGTAACACGGTCTTCGCCGACGAAGACCTGATCGACCTGTTCGAACTCAAGACCAGCAACTGGTTGTCGTTCTTCAAGAACGACGACAAGTACGCTCGTGAAAAACTGTCCGGTGACCTCGAGCGCCTGCGCTCCTACTACCTGGACCGTGGCTATATCAACATGGATATCGCTTCGACCCAGGTGTCCATCACCCCGGACAAGAAACATGTCTATATCACCGTCAACGTCAACGAAGGCGAGAAGTACACCGTTCGTGACGTCAAGCTGAGCGGCGACCTGAAAGTCCCTGAAGACCAGGTCAAGTCCCTGTTGCTGGTGCAGAAAGGCCAGGTGTTCTCGCGCAAGCTGATGACCACCACCTCGGAACTGATCACCCGCCGCCTCGGTAACGAGGGTTACACCTTCGCCAACGTCAACGGCGTGCCTCAGCCTCACGAAGACGATCACACGGTAGACATCACGTTCGCCGTCGATCCGGGCAAGCGTGCCTACGTCAACCGTATCAACTTCCGTGGCAACACCAAGTCGGAAGACGAAGTGCTGCGCCGCGAAATGCGTCAGCTGGAAGGCGGCTGGGCTTCGACCTACCTGATCGACCAGTCCAAGACCCGTCTTGAGCGCCTGGGCTTCTTCAAGGAAGTCAACGTTGAAACCCCGGCCGTACCGGGCGTCGACGACCAGGTTGATGTGAACTACAGCGTGGAAGAGCAAGCCTCTGGTTCGATCACCGCCAGCGTCGGTTTCGCCCAGAGCGCCGGTCTGATCCTCGGTGGTTCGATTACCCAGAACAACTTCCTCGGTACCGGTAACAAGGTCAGCATCGGCCTGACCCGCAGTGAATACCAGAGCCGCTATAACTTTGGTTATGTCGACCCCTACTGGACGGCTGATGGCGTGAGCCTGGGCTACAACGCGTTCTACCGCACCACCGACTACAAAGACCTCGATGTCGACGTAGCCAGCTATGCCGTAGACAGCCTGGGTGCTGGCGTGAGCGTCGGCTACCCGATCAGCGAAACGTCGCGCCTGACCTTCGGCCTGACGGCGCAACAAGACAAGATCAAGACGGGCGTCTACACCGTTGACGAGATCTTCGACTTCGTGAACAAGGAAGGCGACAACTACCTGAACTTCAAGGCCTCGGCCGGCTGGTCCGAATCCACCCTGAACAAGGGCGTACTCGCTACCCGTGGCCGTTCCCAGAGCCTGGTGCTGGAAACCACCACCCCTGGCAGCGACCTGTCGTTCTTCAAGCTCGATTACCGTGGCCAGCTGTTCCAGCCATTGAGCGAGAACTACACCATGCGCCTGCACACCGAATTGGGTTATGGCGACGGTTACGGTTCGACCGATGGCTTGCCATTCTATGAAAACTACTATGCTGGTGGTTTCAACTCGGTGCGTGGCTTCAAGGACAGTACGTTGGGTCCACGCAGTACGCCTAGCCGTGGTACAAACCCGGGTACATTGGCCGATCCGGACCAGGATCCGCTGCCGTTTGGTGGCAACGTCCTGATCCAGGGCGGTGTGGAGCTTCTGTTCCCGCTGCCGTTCGTCAAGGATCAACGTTCCCTGCGCACGTCGGTATTCTGGGATGTGGGTAACGTCTTCGACTCGAAATGCGAAGACACCACCAACGCAAACGGTTCGTCGTCCAATACCAAGTGCAACGATATCAGTCTGAGCAACATGGCCAGTTCCGTCGGTGTCGGCGTGACCTGGGTCACCGCACTGGGTCCTCTGAGCTTCGCGTTGGCCATGCCGGTCAAGAAACCGGATGACGCTGAGACTCAAGTGTTCCAATTCTCCCTCGGCCAGACGTTCTAA
- a CDS encoding OmpH family outer membrane protein produces the protein MRKLTQLVLLATVLVAGPAFADMKIAVLNYQMALLESDAAKKYAVDAEKKFGPQLSKLKTLESSAKGIQDRLMAGGDKMQQGERERLELEFKQKARDFQFQSKELNEAKAVADREMLKQLKPKLDSAVEEVIKKGAFDLVFERGAVIDVKPQYDITRQVIERMNQLK, from the coding sequence GTGCGTAAGTTGACTCAATTGGTTCTCCTGGCGACCGTACTGGTAGCAGGTCCGGCTTTTGCCGACATGAAAATCGCCGTTCTGAACTATCAGATGGCGCTGTTGGAATCCGACGCGGCCAAGAAATACGCCGTGGATGCGGAGAAAAAATTCGGTCCCCAGCTGTCCAAGCTCAAGACCCTGGAAAGCAGTGCCAAGGGCATCCAGGATCGTCTGATGGCGGGCGGCGACAAGATGCAGCAAGGCGAGCGTGAGCGCTTGGAACTCGAGTTCAAGCAAAAGGCTCGTGACTTCCAGTTCCAGTCCAAGGAGCTGAACGAAGCCAAGGCTGTTGCCGACCGTGAAATGCTGAAGCAGCTCAAGCCGAAACTGGACAGCGCTGTGGAAGAAGTCATCAAGAAAGGTGCTTTTGACCTGGTCTTCGAGCGTGGCGCAGTGATTGATGTCAAGCCTCAGTACGACATCACTCGCCAGGTTATCGAGCGCATGAATCAGCTGAAGTAA